Part of the Bradyrhizobium sp. AZCC 1721 genome, GTCGACGCTGAGAACAATGATACCTTCATCGGCGACGCTCTCGATCGTCTCGAGGATTTGTCCGCCCTCGGGATCGTCAGAGGCATTATTGCCGACGAGCACGAGCGTGCAGTCGACCTGCTCTCTCGCCTTGCGGAAAGCCTCAATCACGCCCATCGGGTCTTTCCACCGATCGAACCTGGAAATCTGCGTTACCAGGGGACGATCTGTCGGAATTTTGTAGTTGCCGAGGAATTCCCGTCTCTCGCGGTCGGACATCTCACGGTTCTTCGCCGAGAACGGATCAATCGCCGGGGTGACGAAATGCTGACCGACCTGGAGATGCTGACCGTATTCGGGCAGCGAAAAGATAGTTGCGTTATATTGCTCGATGAACTGGCGCAGATAAGTCCAAACCGATGCGTGCGGCGACGACAGATCGACGTGACATTGCCAGAGCCACGGCATTTCCCGATCGGAAAAATGCGTGATGAGCGGCAGAGGCTGAGGATCATGCACGATGACTGCGTCGCAGTCGTCAAGATGAAGCCGCGTGGCATTTTCGAACACGACCTCTTCGTAGATCGTCTTTTCAGCGTCGGAAAACTCCAGGCTGGTGCCCTGCAGCGTATTGTGCAGCTTCTTGGTGCAGCCAAAGAAGCCCGGCGTTCCCTGAATCAAATGCCAGTCGGTTTCGATGCCGGTCGCATTCATCATAAGCGTGAGCGGCGTGAGCAGTTCGGTGACG contains:
- a CDS encoding glycosyltransferase produces the protein MSMLSSAVQRSTLGLHTLEQYEPLIGAATVERIAAKADRVRTMRVAHISSTFYGGGVTELLTPLTLMMNATGIETDWHLIQGTPGFFGCTKKLHNTLQGTSLEFSDAEKTIYEEVVFENATRLHLDDCDAVIVHDPQPLPLITHFSDREMPWLWQCHVDLSSPHASVWTYLRQFIEQYNATIFSLPEYGQHLQVGQHFVTPAIDPFSAKNREMSDRERREFLGNYKIPTDRPLVTQISRFDRWKDPMGVIEAFRKAREQVDCTLVLVGNNASDDPEGGQILETIESVADEGIIVLSVDDPTLVNALQRSAAVVLQKSIREGFGLTVAEAMWKGAAVIGGDVGGIRHQIKDGWNGFLVSTPDQAAARMVELLKNPNLREELGARAKESVRQNFLMSRLLEDWLDLLSKHERPVV